GACGAACGCAAACACAGGGACAGTCTGCGCGAGCCGTTCCATAGGGCGCGTTTGCCACATCAAAGCCACAGTGACGAGCTCATAGCTGCGTCCCGCCCGACGTCGTCGGAGCGGGAAACGCAACGTGCGTCGGCGCCGTTGTGCTTATCCATGGCGGTTTCCGAGGCGCCGTTGAAAGCTCCGACTCCGGTTCCGGCGGAACCGCGGCCCGGGGAAGTCTGGGTGGTGGACGAGCGGCTGGAAGGATGGGGGCCCGGCGATTTGTATTACAGTGCTCCGAGGGTGCTGGTCCTTCAGATATCGGAGCGGACGCCGGGCATCGTGCGGGTTGCCCAGGTCTACGACGACATCCGGCTCATGGGACCCGGCGATGTGCGGCTCAGCTCCGACGCCGGCATGCCCGGTGAAGCGGAAGCGGCGGAAGGATTCGCCGAAAGCTGGAACGTGTACGCGCTCCGCGCGAAAGACCTGGGGCGGAGGCGGTTTCGGGTTCCAAACGATGTGTTGCGTGCGGTGTGCCATGCCGCCGGCGCCGAAGCCCGGCTCGCCGACGATGAGACCGCGGCTTCTACGGCTGTCGTCACGGCGTTCCGGCGGATGGAAATCCAGGTAGGAGCTTTTTTTGCCATGCAATCGATCCATACGTTCATGAACGAAAGGGAGAGATCGTTTCCCGAGATGCTGGAGGATCTGTATCCGGAACCCGGAGCCTTCGAATCCCGCGGGCCGCACTCCGGACTCCGGCCGATCTGGCCTGAACGGCCGGTTTCCGCCGTGGAAGCGGCCGTGTCGGCGCGCTTCCCCGAAGACGCGTTGCCGCTGGCAGCGGCTCCCAGGGAGAGGACGCTGCGCATCAACCTTCTCGAGTGGGGCGAAGGGGAAATGCCGGTGAACTTTCGACCGTCCATCGCCACCCTCACCCTGTGGGAAGAAGATGCCGAGGGACTGCTGGTGGGAGGCGTAGCGGCGGAAGCGCCCTGGAGCGAGGCGGAAATCGTGGCACGGTGGGAGCTTCCGGACGGCACGTCCATGGAACCCGTAGAGGCCCGGATCGATCCTTCGGGCGGTTTTTTTCGTGTCCGCTTCCGCGGCCTGTCCGATGCCGCCGTTCAACAAGGGCGGCTCGCGGTGCTGCTCTGCGTCCGATGATGCGTTCCCGCTGGTCCTTGCAGGAGCTGGCGGCCTGGGCCGGCTGGGGCCGGATCGAAGAGAGGATCCCGGAACTGTTGCGTCCGGCGGTATGGACGGCCTCGGTGGAGCGGGCCGCAACACTGGGCATCGCCGGACGCGTCATGGCGCTCCTTCCCCTGGCGAACCTCCGGGAGCACGGACTGTGGGATCTTCAGCGCCTGGAGGCGGCAACCCGTTCCGTCGTCAACGAGCTTCGGGCTTCCACGCTGAACAAGGCTCACTTTCGACCGGTCCTGGAAGCCGACTCCTGGGAAGCGGCCATCCTTGCGGTGCAGCGGCACAGGAGCCGGCTTTTTCCTTTCAGTTATCGCTGAACCGCCGCACGCGTTACGGTTCAACCGCGGCCAGTCCCGCCTCCGCCATCAAAGACTTGACAGTCGCTCGGCTTAGACATAGGGATTCGGACACTTTCCAAGAGAGGATAAAGAGGATCGCGTATGGAAAGAAAAATGTGGATCGGCGTCGATGTGGGCGGCACCCATACGCGGCTGGCCCTGGTGGACCAGGACGGAAACGTCCGCAACGTGGAAAAGGTTCGCACCGAGATCGAACGGGGAAACGAAAGGGCCGTATCGCAACTTGTCGAGGGGTGCCGGCGGCAGATCGAAGCGGCTCAAAGCTTCGGGGCGCGCGTGGTCGCCGTGGGTGTGGGCATCGCCGGGAAGCTGGACCGCAAGGGCGGCCGTATCCTCTTTTCACCCAACTTGCCGTCCATGCGGGATTTTCCTTTGGTCGAGCTCCTTGGGAACGCCGTCGGGCTTCCTGTGGTGATGGAAAACGACGCCAACGTCTTCGGCGTCGGGGAGTCCCGGGCGGGAAAGGCGAAAGGCGTGCCCAACTGGGTCGGCCTCACCCTGGGAACGGGCGTGGGGGGGTGCCTAATCTTCAACGGGAAACTGTGGCGGGGCGACGACACCGGGACCGCAGGCGAGATCGGCCACATGATCGTGGACCCTTCCGGGCCGCGGTGCGCCTGCGGGCAGAAGGGGTGCCTGGAAGCCCATGCGTCGGGAACGGCCTTGGTGGACGGCGCGAAACAGCTCCACCGGGAAGGCAAACTGGGCGGAAGCCCGCTGGAGGCCAAGCTTGAGGATGGCGTCCTGGAGCCGGCCGATGTCTACGCGGCCGCGCGCTCCGGCGATCCGGCGGCGCGAAGGCTCTTTCAACGCATGGGCTGGGCCCTGGGGCTCGCCCTGGTGAACCTGTTCACGGTCCTTGGCCTGGAGCGCGCGGTGATCGGAGGCGGTGTGAGCGCTTCTTGGGACCAGTTCGAGGCGCCGCTCCGGGAGAGCCTTCGCAGGCATTCCACTATGCTGAACCTGGATCGGCTGGTCGTGGACAGGAGCACCCTGGGGGATCTGGGGCCGCTTTTGGGGGCGGCCTTTGTCGCCGCGGAAGAATACCCGGGATGAAGGCGCCGGAGCGGCTACCGGGGTGGAGCGGGAAGACTTCAGCCGCCGATGGAAGACATGGAACGGCTGATACACTTGCGAAGGACCGCCTCGTTCAAAGGGTGGGCTTTCGGTTTCCTCTGCAGCGCCGCCCGAATGGCCGCCTCGACCGCCTCGTCGGAGGCGCCGCTTCGGAGCAGTCCCTTGATGTCTTGTTCCTCGACGGCGAAAAGGCAGGTTCTGAGCTTTCCATCGGCGGTGAGCCGCAGGCGGTTGCAGGTGGGGCAGAAATGATGACTCATCGGGCTGATGATGCCGATCTTTCCGCGGGAACTCGGAAAGCGATAGTGGCGGGCGGGACCGTTTCCGCGGTCGGCTTCCGCGGGAAGCAGCGTATCCACCCCGGCCAGCCGTTCGACGATTTCATCCGAGGACAGAAACCGCTCGCTGTAATGGTCCGGCTGGAACGGCATGAATTCGATGAATCGGACATGGTACGGAAAGCGGTAGGTGAGCGCCGCCATGTCCTCGATTTCATCGTCGTTGACGCCCCTCAGCACCACCATGTTGATCTTTATGGGCGAAAACCCGATGCGCTCCGCCTCTTGAATGCCCGCCCACACATCTTCGAAATGGTCGCGGCGCGTGATGGCCGCGTACCGCTCAGCATTCAGCGTGTCCAGGCTCACGTTGAGCCTCCGCACCCCCGCCTGAAAAAGCTTCCGGCCCAGGTGCCGGAGGAGCACGCCGTTTGTGGTCACGCTGAGATCCTGGATAAGCGGGTTTCGGGCGATTTGCCGGCAAAGGTAGGCCAGGTCTTTGCGCACCAGCGGCTCTCCGCCGGTGATGCGGACCTTGCTGATTCCCATGCGCGCCGTGATATCGACCAGCCGCAGGATTTCTTCGTAGCGGAGGATTTCTTCGTGGTCCAGTTTCGGAACGCCGGAAGCCGGCATGCAATAGGTGCAGCGAAGATTGCAGCGGTCGGTGACCGAAAGGCGAAGATAGTCGATCCGGCGGTGGTAGCGGTCTTCGGGGGAGCGATCATAGCGTTCCTTGTTCTCCGCCGCCGGGACGTGACCGCCGCCCATGCGACGGTGCAACGGGCCCGGGTTCAAAACCTGCCACGGCCGCCGAACGGCGGGTCCGGCGGGTTCCCGGCATGTTTACAATCATACGAAGTCTAAGGGGAGAACGCCGTTATGTCAAGCAATGAACAGCGGATCGCGGCGGGCGGGGACGCCGCAGAGAGGGGCGACGGCGGGCTGCAGCCCTCCGGTACGGGTTCCGGCGGGCGGGACGATTCGGAAACCCTCGACAGCCCGATGCTCATGGATGAAGTCAAACTCATCCTCGCGGAAAAGCGCACATCGCTTTCCGTGCTTCGCACGGGAATCGCCGTGTTCGTACTCCCGCTTTCCGTGTTGAGCCTCCTTGTGAGCACGTCCAGCTACTACGAGTTTTCCAAGGTTCTCGCCCTTCTGCTGCCGCTTCTCGTCCTTTGCGTGCTGCTGATCCTTCTCGGCTCCTACCTGGTGGTCCGGGCGCTCTTAAGGATTCATCACCACGACCGCAGGGTCCAGGAACTCAAGGAGCGCTATGACTTCCTGAAGGAACTGGTGGAATGAATTGTTACGATTTCGCGCTTCGTGCTATGTTACGGATCACGCGCGTGGATCGCGTTTTTCGAAACACCGTTGCTCAACCGCTTCATGGTGCCATTGGAAGTTGGAAAGGGGGAGCCGATGAAAAGAAGTCTCGGGATCACGGTCACGGAACATCTCCTTCGGCAGCAGAAGGAAACGCCTGCGGCCACCGGTGCGTTCACTCTTCTTTTCAATGAGTTGAACGTGGCGGCGAAGCTGATCAATCGTGAGATCAACCAGGCGGGATTGAACGATATCTGCGGCTACACGGGTGAGGAGAACGTCTACGGGGAAAAGGTGCAAAAGCTCGACGACTATTCCCACCACACGCTGGTTCGCCGACTGATCCAGGCGGGACAGCTCTGCGCCATCGCCTCGGAGGAAGATGCGGATCTCATCGAGATCCCTACGGGCTATGCCATGGGCAGTTACATCCTCCTCATGGATCCCTTGGACGGGTCTTCGAACATTGATGTGAATGTGAGCGTCGGGACCATCTTTTCCATCCGCCGGCGCATCAAGGCCGGAGGCCCGGTGACGCTGGACGAGGTGCTCCGGAAGGGCTCGGAGCAGGTGGCCGCGGGCTACTTCATTTACGGGTCGAGCACCATGCTGGTGTACACGACGGGAGATGGGGTGCACGGGTTCACGTTGCACCCGAGCATCGGCGAGTTCCTGTTGAGCCATGAAAACATTCAGATCCCGGAGGTCGGCCGGATCTATTCGGTGAACGAAGGCTACTACTGCTACTGGGACGAACCGGTCCGCCGGTACGTGGATTACCTGAAGACCCCGGACGCGTCGGGCAACCGGCCCTACACGTCGCGTTACATCGGGTCGCTCGTGAGCGACGTCCACCGGAACCTGTTGAAGGGCGGGATTTTCATGTACCCGGCGGATCGAAGGGATCCGAAGAAGCCTTACGGCAAGCTTCGGCTGCTCTTTGAAGCGGCGCCCATGGCCTTCGTGGTTGAAGCCGCCGGGGGAGCCGCCTCCGATGGGACGCGGCGCATCCTGGATATCGAACCGGAAACCCTCCACGACCGCATTCCCCTCTACATCGGCAGCAAGGAAAACGTGGCGGAAGCGGAGAAGTTCATGCGCCGTGAAATGCCG
This is a stretch of genomic DNA from Desulfoglaeba alkanexedens ALDC. It encodes these proteins:
- a CDS encoding ROK family protein — encoded protein: MERKMWIGVDVGGTHTRLALVDQDGNVRNVEKVRTEIERGNERAVSQLVEGCRRQIEAAQSFGARVVAVGVGIAGKLDRKGGRILFSPNLPSMRDFPLVELLGNAVGLPVVMENDANVFGVGESRAGKAKGVPNWVGLTLGTGVGGCLIFNGKLWRGDDTGTAGEIGHMIVDPSGPRCACGQKGCLEAHASGTALVDGAKQLHREGKLGGSPLEAKLEDGVLEPADVYAAARSGDPAARRLFQRMGWALGLALVNLFTVLGLERAVIGGGVSASWDQFEAPLRESLRRHSTMLNLDRLVVDRSTLGDLGPLLGAAFVAAEEYPG
- the moaA gene encoding GTP 3',8-cyclase MoaA, translated to MGGGHVPAAENKERYDRSPEDRYHRRIDYLRLSVTDRCNLRCTYCMPASGVPKLDHEEILRYEEILRLVDITARMGISKVRITGGEPLVRKDLAYLCRQIARNPLIQDLSVTTNGVLLRHLGRKLFQAGVRRLNVSLDTLNAERYAAITRRDHFEDVWAGIQEAERIGFSPIKINMVVLRGVNDDEIEDMAALTYRFPYHVRFIEFMPFQPDHYSERFLSSDEIVERLAGVDTLLPAEADRGNGPARHYRFPSSRGKIGIISPMSHHFCPTCNRLRLTADGKLRTCLFAVEEQDIKGLLRSGASDEAVEAAIRAALQRKPKAHPLNEAVLRKCISRSMSSIGG
- the fbp gene encoding class 1 fructose-bisphosphatase; translation: MKRSLGITVTEHLLRQQKETPAATGAFTLLFNELNVAAKLINREINQAGLNDICGYTGEENVYGEKVQKLDDYSHHTLVRRLIQAGQLCAIASEEDADLIEIPTGYAMGSYILLMDPLDGSSNIDVNVSVGTIFSIRRRIKAGGPVTLDEVLRKGSEQVAAGYFIYGSSTMLVYTTGDGVHGFTLHPSIGEFLLSHENIQIPEVGRIYSVNEGYYCYWDEPVRRYVDYLKTPDASGNRPYTSRYIGSLVSDVHRNLLKGGIFMYPADRRDPKKPYGKLRLLFEAAPMAFVVEAAGGAASDGTRRILDIEPETLHDRIPLYIGSKENVAEAEKFMRREMPMGAE